TCGCCTCGCTCCGAGGGGGCGTAATCGAGCAGGTACGCATGTTCCCACATGTCCATCACCAGCAGCGGGACGAAGCCGGCGATATTGCCGTTCTGGTGCAGGCTGACCCAGTGATTGCTCAACCGCCCGTTTCTCGGATCCAGATAGCAGATCGCCCAGCCGACGCCGCGCATCTGCCCCACGCTGGCGAAGGCCTCTTTCCACGTATCGAAACCTCCGAAACAGCGTTCCGTCGCCGAGCGAAAGGCGGAATGCTGGCCGGGAGCCGGCGCCCCCCGGCGCGTCAGGTTTTCAAAGTAGGCTTCATGCAGCACCATGCCGTTATATTCGAATCCCAATCGGCGGACCAATTCCGAAAAGGCCGGCATCGTCTCCTGATCGACCACGCCCTGTTTCACGATGTCGTCGATTTGCTCCGTCAACTGATTGGCCGCCTTGACGTAGCCGTCGTACAGCTTCAGGTGCGTCTCGACGGTGCGGTCTGAAATTCCCTGCAAGCCGTGAAGATCAAACGCTCTGGCCCGATAGACTCGCGACTGTCCCATGGCCCTCCTCCTTCCTGACTGCGCTGAACGGTGTGCGGCGCCGGTATGACGGAACGAACCCGATAACGCCATCCTATGCAGCGGGACGCGCCCTGCGGACTAGGACGAACCCTTGAAGGAAACCGGGGAAGGACCCAGTGGATGAAGAAAGGACACACGCGATAGGGTCACGGTCAACGGCGGTAGAAGCGACCCATGTCCGAAGTTGCGGCGCCGGCGCTCTTGAACTCGGCGGGCGGCTGGTGGATACTGAGTGGGTCACGCCCAAACGCAGACTGCCAGTCGATTGATCACCGTCACACAGAAGCTGCCTTCAACTCTTCATGTGAGAACAGGATCATGTACAAAGCCAGGCTCGCATTGGCCGACGATCATCCGTTGGTCTTGGATAGTCTCCGGCAACTGCTGGAGCCGGATTTCTCCATCGTCGGGGCTGCATCGAACGGGAAGGACCTCCTGGACTTGGCGGCACGCACCAAGCCGGATGTGATCTTGCTCGATGTGTCGATGCCGGACATGAACGGATATGAAGCCGCCCGCCGTCTCAAGATCGACGTCCCGACGGCCAAAATCGTCTTTCTCACGATGCTGTCGGAACCGATCCACATCAGCGAGGGATTCCGGGCCGGCGCAAGCGGCTATGTGTTGAAGCAATCGGCATCGGACGAGCTGAGAGCCGCTATCAACAGCGTGCTCGCCAACAAGCGTTATCTTTCGGAAAAGATCGCCTCCGAAGTCCGTGAAGTCATCGAGCATGAGTGGCTCCGCCCCGAAGGTTTCACCGGAGACCTGACTCCCCGCCAGCGGGAAATTCTGGTCTTGCTGACCAAGGGTTGCACGACCAAACAGATCGCCGGCGAGTTGCGGATTTCCATGAAGACGGTCGAATTTCACAAGGCCAACATCACCCGCAAACTCGGCCTCCACACGATTTCCGACCTCACCAAGTTCGCCCTGGCCCAGGGGATGACCTCGCTCCATCCGCAGGAATAAGGTCGGCCTCTCGCTTCATACAGACGCGCAGCGGTGTCAGTCGAAGCGGTCGGACCATCACGCACGTCGTTCGCGCGAGGCTCAGAATGGCCGGAAGGAAGTCGGAAAGAGCGCGGCGAGGAGTCAGCCCGAGATCAGGAGAGCGGACGATTCGTTGCGGAAGATTCGTTATTGGATCGACACCAGGCCGTTCGCAATGGCGTACTTCGTCAATTCGGCCGTCGTGTGGAGCTTGAGTTCTTTCATGATCCGGGTCTTGTGAAACTCCACCGTTTTAATCGAGACATTGAGGATCGCGGCGATTTCCTTGATTGACTTGCCTTCGGCCACGAGCTGCAACACTTCGCGCTGACGCATGCTGAGTCCCTGCGCAAAATCTCCGCCTTCCGCCGACGGCCCCTCCGGAGCCGCGGGATTCACGGCGCGATCCACCAGGCCCTGGGCCACCATCGGCGAGACGAAGGTCCTGCCCTTCAACACTTCATTGAGGGCCAGCACCAATTCGGAACTCACGGACTGCTTAAGGACATAGCCCGACACTCCGACTCGGAACGCTTCCCGCACGAAATTGTTTTCGCCATGCATGGTCAGGATGACAATCTTGATGCCGGGACTCGCCTTGAGGATCTGCCGGGATGCGTCCAACCCGTTGAGCAACGGCAGCGCGATATCGACGACCGCAATATCCGGCTTCTGGTCTTCTACGGCCTTGAGCAGGGCCCGGCCGTCCGCGACCCGCCCAACCAGCGTGCAATAGGGTTCGAGCAACTTTTGAATCCCTTCGGCGACGAGTTCATGGTCGTCGGCGACAATCACCCTGGGCTTGCTGGCCATGGTCATCTTCCTCTCTTCTTCATGGGTGGTGTTCGACGGTTCGGACTCGGCCGTCTGTGTCGGCCCGCCGATGTGGAGAATGGAGAAGTATGCGCAAGTGTACTCCCTTTCGCTACAGACAAGTCAACCGCCTCGAATGGCCCGTCCCGGGCGGATTTCCAGACCCCCCACATTCTCCATGAACGGTTCTGCTGCTTCGGCCCATTGCAACAGAAGAACAAAGGGGGGAAACACGACGAACCGTCATGAACCAGCATTGAACAAGGCGCAATAGAAGTCGTTTCAAGCCCTCCGTTCACCCTTCGACCGACTCAGGGCGAACGGATCTGCTCCTGAAGACAGGATATATCTCGGTTCGTGCTTGTCAAAGCACGGTCATGGGGTTTTCAAATGACTTCTAGCCCACATGATTCATGACCGCTTTTACTGCAACCGCCGTGGGACCCGTTGCGATCAAAGAGCAACGGGTGCCCCGGCTGCGACAAGCCAGCATGCGAAGTCGGAGGCAAAGGGCCTCTCCGCCGCGACATGATCGAGCGCGGCGGCTCAAGCGAAGCTTGGTATGGCGGGCAGGCTCGCCGCTCGCGGCCTCACCGTACTGTTTCAAGTACGCTTCAGCCGCTCAGGGCTCCGCGTGGGGGTACCCATTGCTCTTCTCCATGCAATGGGTCCAACGCCTGGCGTCTTCGGGTACCCGTTGCTCCGTGCGTGCAACGGGTGGAACGTCACGATCCGTCATGAATCATGTGGGCTAGGGATTCTTCCAGTTCGATCCTGCTTGCCTTGCATTACGCTTATACGAGGGGCAGAAGGACAAGAGCATGTCCACTCGATCGACACGAACGTGGCGCATTGCCGCGATGCCCAGGCAGGGATCAGGCCCGCGCCCCTGCATCGGCGCCGTGGCGGTCGTCGCGCTTGCGCTCTGGACGGCGGTCGATGCGGCTCCCTGTCGCGCGCTGGAGCCTCCATCCGACGAACAGATCACCGCCGGCGTGACCCGACGGTTGACCGAACAGACTCCTCCGCTGGACCGCGTGCTCGTCCGCGTCGATCACGGCCATGTGCTCCTGTCCGGGCTTGTCCCGACCGCCAAGATGAAAACGCTGGCCACTCAGGAGACGCTTTCGGTGCCGGGTGTCCAATCCATCGCCAACAATCTCTGGATCGAGACGGAACCGCCGACCGATCAACAGATGATGCTCGCGGTCCAGGAGGCGTTGCAGCTCGGACGGTTGACGCCCGGCAATAACATCATTGTCCAAGTTTCCGAGCGAGTCGTGACGCTGGCCGGCACCGTCGGCAGCGAAGCCCAACGAGCGGACGCCTTCCGATTGGCGCAGACCGTGCCGTTGGTCGAGGACGTCCATAATCAGATCGAAGTCGCGGGGCCGGCCAGAAGCGACCCGGACATCGCCAATGAGGCCGAGACGATCTTGAGGCTGTCGCCCGACATCAGCCTCGGCAGGCTGGTCCTCCGCGTCGTCAACGGCCTCATGACGCTTGAAGGTCCCGCCGAACAGCGGGAAGCCTTGACAACGGCCGCCGCACAACTCCGGACCATCCAGGGAGTCAGGGACGTGCAGGTGAAGGTCATCGATCAGGCTCCGTGACCCCGTTCCTCGCGCCCCCGTTGCAGGCCGGCGGGGACAACGCAGTCTGGATAGCCTGATAGAGTTCGCTCGCCGCACATTCCTTGCTCACGAAGGCTGCCGCTCCCGCCGCCCGCATGGCTTCCTGCATCGACTCCGTATTGACCACCGAGAGCCCGATGACGGCCATGTTCGGCATCTCCTGTTTGATGCGCGTGGTGGCGGCAATCCCGTCCAGACGGGGCATGTTCACGTCCATCACCACCACATCCGGCCGCACCGATCGCATCGCCTCCAAGGCCTCCCACCCGTCGGCGGCCTCTCCCACGACCGTGAGGTCGTCATAGTGTTCCAGCACCCGTCGCAATCCTTCGCGGACCATGGCATGATCGTCCACCAGCAGCACTCGAGCCGGACGCTGCCCGAGCGGGATCACCGGAACCTTCGATTCACCGGCGTCGTCATGAGCCGCCGCCCGGTTCGCGGCCCCGTCCGGCGCCTGCTCCGGAGGATCGCAAGGGACGCGCAAGACGATCCGGCTCCCACAACCGGGCGTGCTTTCGATCATCATGCACCCGCCCATGGCTTCCATTCGTTCCCGCACGCTGAAAAGCCCGAATTGCTTGAGTTGCCCTCCCGCGTGCCCCATGGCAACCGAGGCCGGGTCGAACCCGCAGCCGCGATCTTCGACCGTGACCTCCAGCTCTCCCTTCGGGGTACAGCCCACGGTCACCGTGGCCTGCGAAGTCCCCGCATGCTTGACCACGTTGAACAGCAACTCGCGCACCGATTGAAACAACAGCACCGTGTGGTCCTCGACCGGCTTGGGCATGACGGCCTGGGTGATCACCTCGACGGTCAGGCCATGGGTGCGCATGCGCTCCGCGAGCCAGCAGAGGGCGGAAGCCAGCCCGAATTCTTGCAGCATGGGCGGCGCCAGCTCCGCCATCACCGACCGGGTATAGTCGAGAGAGTCGTGAAAGATCTGATCGACCTCCTTCAGCGCGGCCGCCGCCCGTTGATCGGAGATCTGCTGGTGGATCTGCTGCAGCTTGATGCGGCCCAGCACGAGCAGTTGGGCCAGATAGTCATGCAGCTCGCCGGCCAGCCGCCGCCGTTCCCGCTCCTCCGTCAGGGTCAGCTCGGAAGCCAGCGACCGCAGCCGTTCCTGGGACTGTTTGAGCTCGCTCGTGCGCCGGGCCACCCGGCGTTCGAGCTCCGCCTCGCTCTGCCGCAACACGTGCTCGATACGCCGGCGTTCCGCCAGCTCGTGGGCCAGTGATCGGTTCGCCTGCTCCAGCTCAACCGTCCGCTCGGCGATCCTCCGCTCCAGCTCTTCGTTCAACCGGCGGAGCGCATCCTGGGCGGCCTGGGCCTGCTCGCGAAGGCGTTTTTGCTCCAGCGCGTGCCGGATCGCCTCGCCGAGCCGGCTCAGCCGATCCTTCATCAGATAATCGGCGGCCCCGGCCCGCAGGAGCGCCACGGCCTGTTCCTCGCCGATGGCGGCGGAGACCACCACGAACGGAATGTCGCTGCCCAGCGCCCGGACGTGCGACAACGCCTGCGCGGCGCTGAACTGGGGCAATCGATTGTCCGACAGGATGACGTCGTAGGAGCGGCCGAGGTGCTCCAGAAAAGCCTCCTCGGTCTCGACCCGGTTCCAGACCGGTTGAAACCCGGCCCGTCGCAGTTCACGCGCGGCCAGCTCGGCGTCGGATTCTTCGTCCTCGACGATCAGGACTCGAAGGATCTCGGGCATGCCGTCGCTCTCGTTCACCGGGGCCGCCATGA
The DNA window shown above is from Nitrospira tepida and carries:
- a CDS encoding superoxide dismutase translates to MGQSRVYRARAFDLHGLQGISDRTVETHLKLYDGYVKAANQLTEQIDDIVKQGVVDQETMPAFSELVRRLGFEYNGMVLHEAYFENLTRRGAPAPGQHSAFRSATERCFGGFDTWKEAFASVGQMRGVGWAICYLDPRNGRLSNHWVSLHQNGNIAGFVPLLVMDMWEHAYLLDYAPSERGEYIAAFMSNVNWEVVEQRMNMPMPAWAGAGSA
- a CDS encoding response regulator, translated to MYKARLALADDHPLVLDSLRQLLEPDFSIVGAASNGKDLLDLAARTKPDVILLDVSMPDMNGYEAARRLKIDVPTAKIVFLTMLSEPIHISEGFRAGASGYVLKQSASDELRAAINSVLANKRYLSEKIASEVREVIEHEWLRPEGFTGDLTPRQREILVLLTKGCTTKQIAGELRISMKTVEFHKANITRKLGLHTISDLTKFALAQGMTSLHPQE
- a CDS encoding response regulator — encoded protein: MASKPRVIVADDHELVAEGIQKLLEPYCTLVGRVADGRALLKAVEDQKPDIAVVDIALPLLNGLDASRQILKASPGIKIVILTMHGENNFVREAFRVGVSGYVLKQSVSSELVLALNEVLKGRTFVSPMVAQGLVDRAVNPAAPEGPSAEGGDFAQGLSMRQREVLQLVAEGKSIKEIAAILNVSIKTVEFHKTRIMKELKLHTTAELTKYAIANGLVSIQ
- a CDS encoding BON domain-containing protein, with protein sequence MSTRSTRTWRIAAMPRQGSGPRPCIGAVAVVALALWTAVDAAPCRALEPPSDEQITAGVTRRLTEQTPPLDRVLVRVDHGHVLLSGLVPTAKMKTLATQETLSVPGVQSIANNLWIETEPPTDQQMMLAVQEALQLGRLTPGNNIIVQVSERVVTLAGTVGSEAQRADAFRLAQTVPLVEDVHNQIEVAGPARSDPDIANEAETILRLSPDISLGRLVLRVVNGLMTLEGPAEQREALTTAAAQLRTIQGVRDVQVKVIDQAP
- a CDS encoding response regulator yields the protein MPEILRVLIVEDEESDAELAARELRRAGFQPVWNRVETEEAFLEHLGRSYDVILSDNRLPQFSAAQALSHVRALGSDIPFVVVSAAIGEEQAVALLRAGAADYLMKDRLSRLGEAIRHALEQKRLREQAQAAQDALRRLNEELERRIAERTVELEQANRSLAHELAERRRIEHVLRQSEAELERRVARRTSELKQSQERLRSLASELTLTEERERRRLAGELHDYLAQLLVLGRIKLQQIHQQISDQRAAAALKEVDQIFHDSLDYTRSVMAELAPPMLQEFGLASALCWLAERMRTHGLTVEVITQAVMPKPVEDHTVLLFQSVRELLFNVVKHAGTSQATVTVGCTPKGELEVTVEDRGCGFDPASVAMGHAGGQLKQFGLFSVRERMEAMGGCMMIESTPGCGSRIVLRVPCDPPEQAPDGAANRAAAHDDAGESKVPVIPLGQRPARVLLVDDHAMVREGLRRVLEHYDDLTVVGEAADGWEALEAMRSVRPDVVVMDVNMPRLDGIAATTRIKQEMPNMAVIGLSVVNTESMQEAMRAAGAAAFVSKECAASELYQAIQTALSPPACNGGARNGVTEPDR